A stretch of the Theileria equi strain WA chromosome 1, complete sequence genome encodes the following:
- a CDS encoding signal peptide-containing protein (encoded by transcript BEWA_031110A), with protein MRAFSTFCVLFTFALQRLVSADDGYGTRIFTVCSKACGESVSSERHDDLLECQNECQTNLVNLLLKKNGDMLRGSELLKKKHGIIRRATSKVLKPVRTVLGIRKRRNKEQDS; from the exons ATGAGAGCCTTTTCAACTTTTTGCGTACTATTCACATTCGCTTTGCAGAGACTGGTATCAGCTGATGATGGCTACGGTACCAGGATATTTACAGTTTGTTCAAAAGCTTGCGGTGAGTCCGTATCCAGTGAAAGACACGATGATTTGTTGGAG TGTCAAAATGAATGCCAAACCAACCTAGTCAACCTATTGTTGAAGAAAAACGGAGATATGCTTCGCGGGTCAGAATTACTCAAAAAGAAGCATGGAATCATCAGAAGAGCTACTAGCAAGGTTCTAAAGCCAGTAAGAACAGTGCTTGGCATCCGCAAAAGGAGAAATAAGGAACAAGACTCTTAG
- a CDS encoding hypothetical protein (encoded by transcript BEWA_031140A) — translation MSEVEAKEVREDAKVEVKVSEGTEAKLAADLDAKTRKIVIDTGAYCRSLYIDKSGDAIYITKGVLAEIEKYRTKNPLESLTRVLFSPTVREPTEEDVVFVKNFASLTGDLPFLSTTDIECIALTRRLQIETGDTSCLRTEPLPLALDGRNGSSNGSAGKGTGGAKGRNGYGKKGGKPKEEKAQLGFDCWIGPDNAHSYNMETAPLNDRQVACMTTDFAMQNVLMHMGLNVVTLDGFIAKTIRTWGQICRACYEVYQNTARKFCSKCGNATVDRVSLKVDGDSGKVVAKDTRKWINTRGTIYTQPKPSTGRNKVCCCKNVITCAQQPYIVSEDQLLMPGYKNYIREMNRKNRENSLLHFYPDDTKMVDSSLFGGKLVSSLANIQIGLGKGNPNSNRWIKKNKRSLKSL, via the exons ATGTCAGAAGTAGAGGCTAAAGAGGTCAGGGAGGACGCGAAAGTGGAGGTTAAAGTCTCTGAAGGCACAGAGGCCAAGTTGGCCGCGGATTTAGACGCCAAAACCAGAAAGATTGTAATTGATACTGGCGCATATTGTCGTTCTCTTTATATTGACAAGTCTGGAGACGCTATTTACATCACCAAAGGGGTTTTGGCGGAAATTGAAAAGTACAGGACCAAGAATCCGCTGGAAAGTTTAACCAGGGTTCTCTTTTCTCCAACTGTAAGGGAGCCTACAGAAGAAGACGTTGTGTTTGTGAAGAATTTCGCGTCACTCACTGGCGATTTGCCCTTTTTGTCAACGACTGACATTGAGTGCATCGCCCTCACTCGTCGTCTACAGATTGAAACCGGCGACACTTCATGCCTAAGGACAGAGCCATTGCCGCTCGCTCTCGATGGGAGGAATGGTAGCTCTAATGGCTCTGCTGGAAAGGGTACTGGTGGAGCCAAAGGCAGGAATGGATACGGAAAGAAGGGAGGTAAACcgaaagaagaaaaggcTCAGCTTGGTTTTGACTGTTGGATTGGGCCAGACAACGCCCACAGTTACAACATGGAGACCGCTCCATTGAATGACAGACAGGTGGCATGTATGACCACCGATTTCGCTATGCAGAATGTGCTCATGCACATGGGTTTGAATGTAGTTACACTTGATGgatttatcgcaaaaacCATACGAACTTGGGGACAAATTTGCAG GGCATGTTACGAGGTTTATCAGAATACTGCGAGAAAGTTTTGTTCAAAGTGCGGGAATGCGACAGTTGATCGTGTTTCCCTCAAGGTTGATGGCGACAGCGGCAAGGTTGTTGCCAAGGACACTAGAAAGTGGATCAACACCAGAGGCACGATCTACACTCAACCAAAGCCATCAACTGGTAGAAACAAGGTTTGTTGTTGTAAGAATGTAATAACGTGCGCACAGCAACCGTATATTGTGTCTGAGGACCAACTGTTGATGCCCGGCTACAAGAATTACATTCGGGAGATGAATCGCAAGAATAGAGAGAATAGTTTGCTACACTTTTACCCG GATGATACCAAGATGGTGGATTCTTCCTTGTTTGGCGGCAAACTCGTTTCTTCCTTGGCCAATATACAAATTGGTCTCGGTAAGGGCAACCCAAATTCGAATAGATGgataaagaagaataaaCGCAGTCTTAAATCTTTGTAG
- a CDS encoding bet3 transport protein, putative (encoded by transcript BEWA_031130A), translating into MTTDNFTKLGTNAFAKMDKINSELFALTYGSMVSQLIRDHEDTETVNSQLVEIGKNIGSKLVDEVLAKLGCAPCTDFKSTVEVIAKVGFKMFLGISGDVVTVNERENIHNIKFQENPLDQFVELPDSLCKLNYSGIYCGVIVGALEQLQMKVQCDFVKDMLKGDDCYEISVKLQEIIKDTLSDDE; encoded by the exons ATGACGACGGACAACTTCACAAAGCTTGGCACCAACGCCTTTGCCaaaatggacaaaata AACTCTGAGCTCTTTGCCCTCACCTACGGCTCCATGGTCAGCCAGCTGATTAGAGACCATGAAGACACGGAAACTGTAAACTCACAGCTCGTAGAAAT AGGAAAAAACATTGGAAGCAAGTTAGTGGACGAGGTCTTGGCCAAGTTAGGCTGTGCTCCATGCACAGATTTTAAAAGTACAGTTGAGGTTATCGCCAAG GttggatttaaaatgtttcTTGGCATCAGCGGAGATGTGGTCACTGTGAATGAACGGGAGAATATTCATAACATAAAATTTCAAGAAAATCCTCTGGATCAATTTGTAGAACTACCAGACTCGCTCTGCAAGTTAAACTACTCGGGAATATACTGCGGAGTCATTGTCGGTGCATTGGAACAG CTTCAAATGAAAGTACAATGCGATTTTGTAAAGGACATGCTCAAGGGTGACGATTGTTACGAGATTTCTGTCAAGCTTCAAGAG ATTATCAAGGATACACTTTCAGATGACGAATAA
- a CDS encoding signal peptide-containing protein (encoded by transcript BEWA_031120A) — protein MRLLILVYFVLTSSVFGALYRVDSATGKGFEHTSLRHGDVDQDDGVDVPAPERKLFILGLLGKVFSPIISGITNAFSPPRPPPPPPAPTPPPAPEQTKKDDDDEDEDDD, from the exons ATGAGATTGCTCATATtggtatattttgttttaacaAGTAGCGTGTTTGGAGCGTTGTATAGAGTAGATTCTGCAACG GGAAAGGGATTCGAACACACAAGTCTGAGACACGGGGATGTAGATCAGGATGATGGTGTGGATGTGCCCGCTCCAGAGAGGAAGCTATTCATTTTGGGTCTGCTTGGAAAGGTTTTCAGTCCGATTATATCTGGAATTACAAATGCCTTTTCTCCACCTAGACCTCCTCCGCCGCCTCCGGCACCAACTCCACCTCCAGCTCCGGAACAAACCAAGAAAGATGACGATGATGAGGACGAAGACGATGATTAA
- a CDS encoding hypothetical protein (encoded by transcript BEWA_031100A) — translation MLPPSASYPLIILQSEVYKPSLPTILEEPTVEEEPEIVPSTPKEEKKPVEVKATETEPKEKPTPVEVPELEEVGKVETSSTKKEETEKLSKGDDVSVPESSTTDEVTPKPTEKNTEPKVGEAEKKVPVRKFARPAPKPPVVLPAKPVEETETEPKKPSSLRGMPQLVVKKVGDYKRKVSDKVHSVKFDNVARRASDLKNRSIEVTKDTATKTGKVIKEKSVVAGKAIKKNSVIAGRVIKEQSAVLGKAIKEKSADLGKTIKDKSVIAGKVIKDKSATAGKTIKEKSVTAGKTIKKKSVEIGKAIKKNSVVAGKAIKKNSVALGRTVKNQTGNAKDKVKRIVKRESYEVNPIESTRL, via the coding sequence ATGCTCCCACCCTCCGCTTCATATCCACTCATAATTTTACAGAGTGAAGTATACAAACCAAGCTTGCCCACAATCCTAGAGGAACCAACTGTGGAGGAGGAACCAGAGATTGTTCCATCAACAccaaaagaagagaaaaaaCCAGTTGAAGTAAAAGCTACTGAGACCGAACCAAAAGAAAAACCCACCCCTGTAGAGGTTCCAGAACTAGAGGAAGTTGGCAAAGTTGAAACTAGTTCAACCAAAAAAGAGGAAACTGAAAAACTTTCAAAGGGAGATGATGTCAGTGTTCCAGAATCATCTACCACTGACGAGGTGACACCAAAACCAACTGAGAAAAACACCGAGCCAAAAGTCGGTGAAGCAGAAAAGAAAGTACCAGTCAGAAAGTTTGCCAGACCAGCACCAAAGCCACCAGTTGTATTGCCCGCTAAACCTGTAGAAGAGACAGAGACTGAACCCAAGAAACCATCAAGCTTAAGGGGAATGCCACAACTTGTCGTAAAAAAGGTTGGTGACTACAAAAGAAAGGTCAGCGACAAGGTTCACTCGGTTAAGTTTGATAACGTAGCCAGACGTGCTTCTGATCTCAAGAACCGTTCCATAGAAGTGACAAAGGATACGGCGACTAAAACCGGTAAAGTTATCAAAGAGAAATCAGTAGTTGCCGGTAAGGCCATTAAAAAGAACTCGGTAATTGCTGGCAGAGTTATCAAAGAGCAGTCTGCAGTTCTCGGTAAAGCTATCAAGGAAAAGTCCGCAGACCTTGGCAAAACCATCAAGGACAAATCAGTAATTGCTGGTAAAGTTATCAAGGATAAATCAGCAACTGCCGGTAAGACCATAAAGGAAAAGTCAGTAACAGCCGGTAAGACCATTAAAAAGAAGTCTGTAGAAATTGGTAAAGCCATAAAGAAGAACTCAGTAGTTGCCGGAAAAGCCATTAAAAAGAACTCCGTTGCATTAGGCAGGACTGTAAAGAATCAAACTGGTAATGCAAAGGACAAAGTCAAGCGTATTGTCAAACGTGAAAGCTACGAAGTTAACCCTATTGAATCCACTAGACTTTGA